The Candidatus Eisenbacteria bacterium genome includes a region encoding these proteins:
- a CDS encoding zinc metalloprotease: MSTRSRRTAALPPRRSCGTMAVHMSLLERYPQFRARQFQLEQDTARLRTSGLRAADLRVRTVKTVVNVVYKTDAQNVSMAQIRSQITVLNRDFAARNPDRSKVPTPWKGLVTDTRVRFKLVKVIRKLTRKDSFTDQDNGVKKAASGGMPPYRPESHLNLWVCALRDSVLGYAQFPGGPSATDGVVIHYLAFGTLGSARSPFNKGRTATHEVGHYFNLRHIWGDTPDCSGSDAVPDTPNSAGPNFNKPTFPTITCNNGPNGDMFMNYMDYVDDAAMFMFTAQQVARMRATLAGPRSGL, encoded by the coding sequence ATGTCTACACGCTCGCGTCGAACGGCCGCGCTCCCGCCGCGTCGCAGTTGCGGCACCATGGCGGTGCACATGAGCCTGCTCGAACGCTATCCGCAGTTTCGCGCCCGTCAGTTCCAGCTCGAGCAGGACACCGCGCGCCTGCGTACCAGCGGCTTGCGCGCCGCCGATCTGCGGGTGCGTACCGTGAAGACGGTGGTGAACGTGGTCTACAAGACCGACGCGCAAAACGTGTCGATGGCGCAGATCCGCAGCCAGATCACGGTGCTCAATCGCGACTTCGCGGCGCGGAATCCGGATCGCAGCAAAGTGCCGACGCCGTGGAAGGGGCTGGTGACCGACACGCGAGTCCGCTTCAAGCTGGTCAAGGTGATTCGCAAGCTGACACGTAAAGACTCGTTCACCGACCAGGACAACGGCGTGAAGAAGGCAGCGAGTGGCGGCATGCCGCCCTACCGGCCCGAGTCTCACTTGAACCTCTGGGTGTGCGCGTTGCGCGACTCGGTGCTCGGCTACGCGCAGTTCCCCGGCGGTCCGAGTGCGACCGATGGCGTGGTCATCCACTACCTGGCATTCGGCACTCTCGGGAGCGCCCGGAGCCCATTCAACAAGGGGCGCACCGCCACTCACGAAGTCGGCCACTACTTCAACCTGCGCCACATCTGGGGCGACACGCCCGATTGCAGCGGCAGCGACGCGGTGCCCGACACTCCGAACAGCGCGGGGCCCAACTTCAACAAGCCCACGTTCCCGACCATTACCTGCAACAACGGTCCGAACGGCGACATGTTCATGAACTACATGGACTATGTCGATGATGCCGCGATGTTCATGTTCACCGCCCAGCAGGTCGCCCGCATGCGTGCGAC